In one window of Silvanigrella paludirubra DNA:
- a CDS encoding polyprenyl synthetase family protein translates to MSNLINDPYVNDLKYFSDKLNYFLDSELYEILYEDNKDIQTILQKYLIQTARSSFSTQAKRIRPMLCYWLFRNFYMQGNFTEKLSNIKLSEKKIFEKMNKVAITIEILHSASLVVDDIEDDSKERRGQESLHVKYGMPQALNTANWMYFLALKYVPQSLKSIVMDTLFDCHIGQALDLSSKNTETTYHHFLLSENERWEFYERCAELKTSKLISLAFDCAKKILNINKNDIIILENVFRIYGIIYQIFDDIKNFIPELNRDKLYEDLNSGMRSAVVLCFLDILTEDEKIQMNNELINNRFKEYFLNHAKKFNALEKCFYKASYLLHLNSIQLDSVHFNKESREYLSEIIEKPFDEIKKKIFSMIHLKYNKSIVKENYAL, encoded by the coding sequence ATGAGTAATTTAATTAATGATCCTTATGTTAATGATTTAAAATATTTTTCGGATAAATTAAATTATTTTTTAGATTCTGAATTATATGAAATTTTATATGAAGACAATAAAGATATTCAAACTATTCTTCAAAAATATTTAATTCAAACAGCACGAAGTTCTTTTTCAACACAGGCTAAAAGAATAAGACCAATGCTATGTTATTGGCTTTTTAGAAATTTTTATATGCAAGGAAATTTTACAGAAAAATTATCAAATATAAAACTAAGCGAAAAAAAAATATTCGAAAAAATGAATAAAGTTGCAATAACAATTGAAATCCTTCACAGCGCAAGTCTTGTGGTTGATGATATTGAAGATGATAGTAAAGAAAGAAGAGGACAAGAATCTCTTCATGTTAAATATGGAATGCCACAAGCATTAAATACAGCAAATTGGATGTATTTTTTAGCATTAAAATACGTTCCACAAAGTTTAAAATCTATTGTAATGGATACCTTATTTGATTGTCATATAGGCCAAGCACTAGATTTAAGTAGTAAAAATACAGAAACTACTTATCATCATTTTTTATTATCTGAAAATGAAAGATGGGAATTTTATGAAAGATGTGCCGAATTAAAAACTTCAAAGTTAATATCTCTTGCTTTTGACTGTGCTAAAAAAATATTGAATATAAATAAAAATGACATTATTATTCTTGAAAATGTATTTAGAATATACGGAATTATATACCAAATATTTGATGATATTAAGAATTTTATACCAGAATTAAATCGTGATAAATTATATGAAGATTTAAACTCAGGAATGAGAAGTGCTGTTGTATTATGCTTTTTAGATATTTTAACAGAAGATGAAAAAATTCAAATGAATAATGAACTCATTAATAATCGTTTTAAAGAATATTTTTTAAATCATGCAAAAAAATTCAATGCTTTAGAAAAGTGTTTTTATAAGGCTTCATATCTACTTCATTTAAATTCAATACAACTAGATTCTGTTCATTTTAATAAAGAATCTAGAGAGTATTTATCTGAAATTATTGAAAAACCATTTGATGAAATAAAAAAGAAAATATTTTCTATGATACACCTTAAATATAATAAATCTATAGTAAAAGAAAATTATGCATTATGA
- a CDS encoding phytoene/squalene synthase family protein has translation MKILEIQDAEIAKIENQDPIILSKIKNNVFYEWFYLEINKEDLHVILILSLKDCFEIKNTNSSENSSIYFTCYYKNKIVGYSYSFFEGNEEKEFKEKIFKWFNLETPSLELWFPDHSLKKYIQLSIDYPRDVSCIKTNKDIDLGSNKKHFWQFISYKNNANGFIKIFDLSPKFDLTNICKRKSNFYDFPLSIKLSKRNTNLYKFENANLYFDHNAGFESLYSIKDNWYWWHARNKNEYEVNYFFPHIEKMFHIGFINNELTSKIHSISKKELILKNSNTFFGLSYPKKINSIAFNEIQFNKTIESAPFYYRAKSVDNILSTIEVLNPKKIINDWNQKLLYSRKIHILKNISSESEISSYLNFSKICKKITWNHGKSFYISSLVLPIEQRNSSYFIYTLCRLIDDATDENILLNEPGSKFSTQLLNVFWSDDIEILDDFIPLLIKNISLSLYSVINYDSALDFIMNSRLLIKNLSLEKVYFEDLISGQLMDEHFSQPLNISDFNLYCYRVAGVVGIMMSKIFRTQKSPIALNAAEKLGSAMQITNILRDVKEDYDKKRIYIPISLFQKHKIENSLDFFSNEVNKQNKIEIIKDLSDIAILYYCESLEGIKYIPSFRARLCVKLMVAVYGSILGKILIDKSVIFKKRIVISHFKKMIIFLKVVIGFHPLKVAKLISKEELP, from the coding sequence ATGAAAATACTTGAAATTCAAGACGCTGAAATTGCAAAAATTGAAAATCAGGATCCTATAATTCTTTCAAAAATTAAAAATAATGTATTTTATGAGTGGTTTTATCTAGAAATTAATAAGGAAGATTTACATGTTATTTTAATTCTTTCATTGAAAGATTGTTTTGAGATAAAAAATACTAATTCTTCTGAGAATTCCTCAATATATTTTACGTGTTATTACAAAAATAAAATTGTGGGTTATAGTTATTCTTTTTTTGAGGGAAATGAAGAAAAAGAATTTAAAGAAAAAATATTTAAATGGTTTAATTTAGAAACTCCTTCTTTAGAGCTTTGGTTTCCTGATCATTCTTTAAAGAAGTATATTCAATTATCTATAGATTACCCAAGAGATGTTTCATGTATTAAAACAAATAAAGATATTGATTTAGGATCAAATAAAAAGCATTTTTGGCAATTTATTTCATATAAAAATAATGCGAATGGATTTATAAAAATATTTGATTTATCACCTAAATTTGATTTAACAAATATCTGTAAAAGAAAATCTAATTTTTATGATTTTCCTTTAAGTATAAAACTTTCAAAAAGAAATACAAATTTATATAAATTTGAAAATGCAAATCTATATTTTGATCATAATGCGGGTTTTGAATCGCTTTATTCTATTAAAGATAATTGGTATTGGTGGCATGCTAGAAATAAAAATGAATATGAAGTTAATTATTTTTTTCCACATATTGAAAAAATGTTTCATATTGGATTTATAAATAATGAATTAACTTCTAAAATACACTCAATATCAAAAAAAGAACTAATATTAAAAAACTCAAATACTTTTTTTGGTCTTTCTTATCCTAAAAAAATAAATTCAATCGCATTTAATGAAATCCAATTTAATAAAACGATTGAATCTGCGCCCTTTTATTATAGAGCAAAATCTGTTGATAATATTTTATCAACTATAGAGGTTTTAAATCCTAAGAAGATTATAAATGATTGGAATCAAAAATTACTTTATTCTAGAAAAATTCATATTCTAAAAAATATTTCAAGTGAATCAGAAATTAGTTCTTATTTAAACTTTTCTAAAATATGCAAAAAAATAACTTGGAATCATGGAAAATCATTTTATATATCATCATTAGTGTTGCCTATAGAGCAAAGAAATAGTTCTTATTTTATTTATACTCTATGTAGATTAATAGATGACGCTACTGATGAAAATATTTTATTAAATGAACCTGGTTCAAAATTTTCAACTCAACTTTTAAATGTCTTTTGGTCGGATGATATAGAAATATTGGATGATTTTATTCCGTTATTGATAAAAAATATATCATTAAGCTTATATTCTGTAATTAATTATGATTCTGCCCTAGATTTTATCATGAACTCACGGTTATTAATTAAGAATCTTTCTTTAGAAAAAGTATATTTCGAAGACCTTATTTCTGGGCAGTTAATGGATGAACATTTTTCACAGCCATTAAATATTTCCGATTTTAATTTATATTGTTATCGTGTAGCAGGCGTAGTAGGCATTATGATGTCTAAAATATTTAGAACACAAAAAAGCCCTATTGCATTAAATGCAGCAGAAAAGCTGGGTTCTGCAATGCAAATAACTAATATCTTAAGAGATGTAAAAGAAGATTACGATAAAAAAAGAATTTATATTCCAATTTCATTATTTCAAAAACATAAAATTGAAAATTCATTAGATTTTTTCTCGAATGAAGTAAATAAACAAAATAAAATTGAAATCATAAAAGATCTATCAGATATAGCCATATTATATTATTGTGAGTCTTTAGAAGGTATAAAATATATACCTTCTTTTCGAGCTCGTCTTTGTGTAAAGCTAATGGTTGCTGTATATGGATCTATTCTTGGGAAAATATTAATTGATAAATCTGTTATTTTTAAGAAAAGAATTGTTATATCTCATTTTAAAAAAATGATTATATTTTTAAAAGTAGTAATTGGTTTTCATCCTTTAAAAGTAGCAAAACTAATTAGTAAAGAGGAATTACCGTGA
- the crtI gene encoding phytoene desaturase family protein: MKKYDAIVVGAGFGGLSSALTLQSMGLSVALIEALDKVGGRAYVENKNGYLFDRGPSIITAPFLIDDIFQMSGVNREDYCKFVPVDPYYNVVFHDGTNIAHYNSQDKFLNEINKISPDEVEGVKAFFAHAEKIFQKGFVELGDKNFSNPYSMLGVAPQLLKLNAVRPVYSMVSKFVKNEKVRQFLSFHPLLIGGNPFRASAVYSLINRLERAYGVFHPIGGMNKLAEAFDKRFRELGGVTFLSSPVESVSKNLSGDFVVETSNQTLVSNKLLVNADMHRFVKTVLKGNAYPKKLSRKLSRADLSMSAFLMYFGTNKQWPEMCQHTIALGPRYKELLEDIFIKKIEFEDFSVYIHIPTRSDPSLAPKGGEVIYALVPVANLASQTNWDSYKNVIADKVRTFLEDKFLPGLKSSIVEESIFTPVDFDTTLRSHLGNAFGLEPWILQSAGFRPSNSSPEIDGLYFVGANTQPGAGLPGVILSSRITCRLVAKDIGSEKMPALLANLPSTFSYINLY, translated from the coding sequence GTGAAAAAATATGATGCTATCGTTGTTGGTGCTGGTTTTGGTGGTTTATCTAGTGCGTTAACTTTACAAAGCATGGGACTTTCTGTTGCTCTTATAGAAGCTCTAGACAAAGTTGGTGGAAGAGCTTATGTAGAAAATAAAAATGGATATCTTTTTGATAGGGGGCCTTCAATAATAACAGCCCCTTTTTTAATAGATGATATTTTTCAAATGTCCGGAGTGAACAGAGAAGATTATTGTAAGTTTGTTCCCGTGGATCCTTATTATAATGTTGTTTTTCACGACGGAACAAATATAGCGCACTATAATTCTCAAGATAAGTTTTTAAATGAAATAAATAAAATTTCTCCAGATGAAGTTGAAGGTGTGAAAGCTTTTTTTGCACATGCTGAAAAAATATTCCAAAAAGGTTTTGTTGAATTAGGTGATAAAAATTTTTCAAATCCTTATTCTATGTTGGGTGTTGCGCCACAGCTTTTAAAATTGAATGCTGTTAGACCAGTATATTCTATGGTTTCAAAATTTGTTAAAAATGAAAAAGTAAGACAATTTTTAAGTTTTCATCCTTTATTAATTGGTGGAAATCCTTTTAGAGCTTCTGCAGTTTATAGTCTAATTAATAGATTAGAAAGAGCCTATGGTGTCTTTCATCCTATAGGAGGAATGAATAAACTTGCAGAAGCTTTTGATAAAAGATTTAGAGAATTAGGTGGTGTTACCTTTTTATCCTCTCCTGTGGAATCTGTTTCAAAAAATCTTTCTGGAGATTTTGTTGTAGAAACTTCAAATCAAACTTTAGTTTCTAATAAATTACTCGTAAATGCAGATATGCATCGTTTTGTGAAAACAGTCTTAAAAGGGAATGCATATCCTAAAAAATTATCACGTAAATTATCTAGAGCTGATTTAAGTATGTCTGCATTTTTGATGTACTTTGGTACAAATAAACAATGGCCTGAAATGTGCCAGCATACAATTGCTTTAGGGCCGCGTTACAAAGAATTATTAGAAGATATCTTTATTAAAAAAATAGAGTTTGAAGATTTTAGTGTTTATATCCATATTCCTACTCGCTCAGATCCGAGTTTGGCTCCCAAGGGTGGCGAAGTCATTTATGCCCTTGTTCCAGTTGCTAATTTAGCAAGTCAAACAAATTGGGATTCCTATAAAAATGTGATTGCTGATAAAGTAAGAACTTTTTTAGAAGATAAATTTTTACCAGGTTTAAAATCTTCGATAGTAGAAGAAAGTATTTTTACTCCAGTTGATTTTGATACAACCTTAAGAAGCCACTTAGGTAACGCATTTGGTTTAGAACCATGGATTTTACAAAGTGCGGGATTTCGTCCGTCTAATTCTTCACCTGAAATCGATGGTCTTTATTTTGTGGGTGCAAATACACAACCTGGTGCGGGATTGCCTGGCGTTATATTAAGCTCTCGTATTACTTGTCGTTTAGTTGCAAAAGATATTGGGTCTGAAAAAATGCCGGCACTTTTAGCAAATTTACCTTCAACATTTTCCTATATCAATCTTTATTAA
- a CDS encoding class I SAM-dependent methyltransferase, with amino-acid sequence MNENNNCPICDYSNSEFFVSSKVQMQNNDSIFSFHKCLNCDSIYLYDPPKEQDLSHFYDENYLPYSSDNIWGKYTNLVKKWQLMLDKRRINFLLDLNKKFDKETRILDFGCGHPSFLYELEKKTGWKCFGYDFSNNGWIKHKNTFDKINLYSGDFNEIEFKNKFNIITMWHSLEHHFNPKQLLKRLHDISLEESLLIIEVPNFNSLSRKIQKENWAGFHTPRHSVIYSPKSIELLLENSGWKVERILNYGTLDAYIFWWLGEIEKKNISKNEIKSLEKYFSHFLLFKVLYFPIFLFEKYFSFGLMTIICSKK; translated from the coding sequence ATGAATGAAAACAATAATTGTCCTATATGTGATTATTCTAACTCTGAATTTTTCGTTTCTTCTAAAGTACAAATGCAAAATAATGATTCTATATTTTCGTTTCATAAGTGTTTAAACTGTGATTCTATTTATTTATATGATCCTCCAAAAGAACAAGATTTGTCTCATTTTTATGATGAAAATTATTTACCATATTCCAGCGATAATATCTGGGGAAAATATACTAATTTAGTGAAAAAATGGCAATTGATGTTAGATAAAAGACGTATAAATTTTTTATTAGATTTAAATAAAAAATTTGATAAAGAAACACGTATTTTAGATTTTGGTTGTGGGCATCCCTCCTTTTTGTATGAATTGGAAAAAAAAACAGGATGGAAATGTTTTGGATATGATTTTTCAAATAATGGATGGATAAAACATAAAAATACTTTTGATAAAATTAACTTGTATTCAGGTGATTTTAATGAAATTGAATTTAAAAATAAATTTAATATAATTACGATGTGGCATAGTTTAGAACATCATTTTAATCCTAAGCAATTGCTTAAGAGATTACATGACATATCTTTGGAAGAGTCTTTATTAATTATAGAAGTCCCGAATTTTAATTCCTTATCTAGAAAAATTCAAAAAGAGAACTGGGCTGGATTTCATACCCCACGTCACAGTGTTATTTATTCTCCAAAGTCTATTGAATTATTATTAGAAAATTCGGGCTGGAAGGTAGAAAGAATTTTAAATTATGGAACTTTAGATGCTTATATATTTTGGTGGTTGGGTGAAATTGAAAAAAAGAATATATCCAAAAATGAAATAAAATCTTTAGAAAAATACTTTTCTCATTTTTTATTATTTAAAGTTTTATATTTTCCAATTTTTCTATTTGAAAAATATTTTAGTTTTGGTTTAATGACAATTATTTGTAGTAAAAAGTAA
- a CDS encoding acyltransferase family protein, producing MLDFFGINKKNFSIKNDEILSIHYLRGIAALLVALYHLAESKETPLALVSVSKWMASGVDVFFVISGFVIYLNYLNKNLSPLSFLIRRFIRVIPLYWIFLIMLIILNFLFPKLAFNNVSINFESVYKSLLFIPYFDIKNHEIWPILIPGWTLNYEIFFYLLFSFFLFKTKKHILISMAVIFSILLITGFLIKTNNAILLTYTNPLLLEFLSGMFLANLYFRSKFFESKSLLISISFILIGITGFMLFKDLTVRGISWGVPATLVVIGCLMIEKNNKFKYYKIPYLLGSSSYSIYLSHLFTLGLVKYIFIKLKLGYNTPLSFLFLTLFSLISIAFVGIIVHIIVEKPIIKLLLKYVYLGEKRTNKKILVDNQ from the coding sequence ATGTTAGATTTTTTTGGCATTAATAAAAAAAATTTTAGTATTAAAAATGATGAAATACTATCGATTCACTATTTAAGAGGCATTGCAGCTCTTCTTGTTGCTCTATATCATTTAGCGGAATCTAAGGAAACTCCTCTAGCGTTAGTTAGTGTATCCAAATGGATGGCAAGTGGAGTCGATGTCTTTTTTGTAATTAGCGGTTTTGTTATTTATTTAAACTATTTAAATAAAAATCTATCTCCTTTAAGCTTTCTTATTCGCCGATTTATTAGAGTTATTCCTTTATATTGGATTTTTCTAATTATGTTAATAATATTGAATTTTTTATTTCCTAAATTAGCTTTTAATAATGTTTCAATTAATTTTGAATCTGTATATAAATCACTGCTATTTATACCTTATTTTGATATTAAGAATCATGAAATATGGCCTATCTTAATTCCTGGCTGGACATTGAACTATGAAATTTTCTTTTATTTATTATTTTCATTTTTTCTTTTTAAAACTAAAAAGCATATTTTAATATCAATGGCTGTTATATTTTCTATACTTCTTATCACTGGCTTTTTAATTAAAACAAATAATGCTATATTATTGACCTATACTAACCCCCTTTTACTTGAATTTTTATCTGGAATGTTTCTTGCAAATTTATACTTTAGAAGTAAATTTTTTGAATCTAAATCATTATTAATTTCTATTAGTTTTATTTTAATAGGAATAACTGGCTTTATGCTATTTAAAGATTTAACCGTTAGAGGTATATCTTGGGGTGTTCCTGCTACTTTAGTTGTTATTGGCTGTTTAATGATAGAAAAAAATAATAAATTTAAATATTATAAAATACCATATTTACTTGGAAGTTCCTCTTATTCTATTTATTTAAGTCATCTTTTTACTCTTGGACTTGTTAAGTATATTTTTATAAAACTTAAATTAGGTTATAATACACCATTATCATTTTTATTTTTAACTTTATTTTCTTTAATTAGTATAGCATTTGTAGGAATAATTGTTCATATTATTGTCGAAAAGCCAATTATAAAATTACTATTAAAATATGTTTATTTAGGAGAAAAGAGAACAAATAAAAAAATACTTGTTGATAATCAATAA
- a CDS encoding amidohydrolase family protein, producing MLKYFFLFLSTTIQISAIGQDLIIKNINILTYENNFKPYLGHIEIDKGKITKVKEGHPKNEKAIKVIDGKNKYLIPGLIDSHNHINLVPGLSSEQEKKYPELVKNYRKQLPHSYLYHGFTTIVDLFTTDEDIIKSFKSNKKHPDLYTCGGAAAEYQGYPMIYFPESEKFKNVPNFINSHNRDEEEKHSPKNAIKGIIERNGIVVKTHYESGFSPNKKLPVPSEKNLKLLIKEAHKNNLPVLIHANSLESFQMAINVGADGFAHGLWRWQTKSENDKIPLAVKNVLDQVILNKMAYQPTTQVMKGLVSLFDSNYLNDPLLEKVIPKNLIQFYKSNDGKWFENEITSESNLADMEKVYNNGIQSLSYINKNNGFLIFGSDTPSAPIYSNPPGLNGYYEIQNWIKAGVSHKRLLEALTINNAKFLRLQNKIGSIQEGKIANLVLLNKNPLEEIEAYNDIDSIILHGEIHKREIFEMNNKS from the coding sequence ATGCTTAAATATTTTTTTTTATTTCTCTCAACAACAATACAAATTTCTGCGATTGGACAAGATCTTATTATTAAAAATATTAATATTTTGACATACGAAAATAATTTCAAACCATATTTAGGTCATATTGAAATTGATAAAGGTAAGATCACAAAAGTCAAAGAAGGGCATCCAAAAAACGAGAAAGCAATAAAAGTCATTGATGGAAAAAATAAATATTTAATTCCTGGATTAATTGATTCTCATAATCATATTAATCTTGTCCCAGGTCTTAGCTCTGAACAAGAAAAAAAATATCCAGAATTAGTTAAAAATTACCGGAAGCAACTGCCACACAGTTATCTTTATCATGGATTTACTACAATTGTTGATCTATTTACAACAGATGAAGATATCATAAAATCTTTTAAATCTAATAAAAAACACCCTGACTTATATACTTGCGGTGGTGCTGCTGCAGAGTACCAGGGCTACCCCATGATTTATTTTCCTGAATCTGAAAAATTTAAAAATGTTCCTAACTTTATTAATAGTCATAATAGAGATGAAGAAGAAAAACATTCTCCCAAAAATGCGATAAAAGGGATTATAGAGAGAAATGGGATTGTGGTAAAAACACATTATGAAAGTGGCTTTTCTCCAAATAAAAAACTTCCTGTTCCTTCTGAGAAAAATTTAAAACTTTTAATTAAAGAAGCTCATAAAAATAATTTACCCGTTTTAATTCATGCTAATTCTTTAGAATCTTTTCAAATGGCAATAAATGTAGGAGCAGATGGATTCGCTCATGGGCTATGGAGATGGCAAACAAAAAGCGAGAACGATAAAATTCCACTGGCAGTAAAAAATGTCTTAGACCAAGTTATTTTAAATAAAATGGCATACCAACCAACTACACAAGTTATGAAAGGCTTGGTTTCGTTATTCGATTCAAATTATTTAAACGATCCTCTTTTAGAAAAAGTAATACCTAAAAATTTAATTCAATTTTATAAATCAAATGATGGAAAATGGTTTGAAAATGAAATTACCTCTGAAAGTAATTTAGCAGATATGGAAAAGGTATATAATAATGGAATTCAATCTTTAAGCTATATCAATAAAAATAATGGTTTTTTAATATTTGGAAGTGATACACCTTCAGCCCCTATTTATTCAAACCCCCCAGGTTTAAATGGATACTATGAAATACAAAATTGGATCAAAGCAGGAGTCAGCCATAAAAGATTACTAGAAGCTTTAACAATAAATAATGCTAAATTTTTAAGACTACAAAATAAAATAGGTTCTATACAGGAAGGAAAAATTGCAAATCTCGTTTTATTAAATAAAAATCCATTAGAAGAGATAGAAGCTTATAATGATATAGATAGTATTATTCTTCATGGCGAAATCCATAAAAGAGAAATATTTGAAATGAACAATAAGTCATAA
- a CDS encoding DUF4153 domain-containing protein: MYLNKIILKLKFNETFISLLRFPVTLLFSFIATFLSIYMDRFYQINSDNFHIVNGIMSCALGIPLSLSFYLFFERLKFKGKKIIAGISSLFVILIYYYNSSFDHSLNNIYKYIQIFILLHLVLSFSPFILKKELNGFWQFNRILLQRISLSIFYSAIIFIFIMIAIQTCIYLFEFNVKSILYYNIFFFCLFIIQTWFFVLGIPKNINSLNTIELYPSFLKFFTQNILVPIVLSYFIILYIYMFKILLLWDLPKGLIGWLVSILGILGILTKLLINKDFNKSSTKWVVFFSKYFHFLMFPLLGMLFIGLYLRIADYGITENRYILLVLALWLLLISLFYVISKSKNLKIIPISLSIVFLISLVGPWSIYSLSFKSQFNIAKSFLIQNKILVDNQIQKSPISLTLVQRQLISNKIYYLIENHGLDSVKEIFGEKAINAIKVNKYKYPDSNFFAKILLDGIGINYMDQWDKEQLSDELFFHLNLRSFPLDIQNYDTLLKFNFYENENKITIENFKLEMHQEKSELSIYKDQKLIITIPLESFLNNLNSVRVKDDAKENQFYNIKDMTLHFESKNIEVKLIFEHLSIIKMNGIFKLSVYSEGTILIKEKIK, encoded by the coding sequence ATGTATCTAAATAAAATTATTTTAAAACTTAAATTTAATGAAACCTTTATTTCATTATTAAGATTTCCAGTAACCCTTCTTTTTTCTTTTATAGCTACTTTTTTAAGTATTTACATGGATAGATTTTATCAAATTAATTCCGATAATTTTCATATTGTAAATGGAATTATGTCTTGTGCTTTAGGAATTCCTCTTTCATTATCCTTTTATTTGTTTTTTGAGAGATTAAAATTTAAAGGTAAAAAAATAATAGCAGGTATTTCATCATTATTCGTTATTTTAATATATTATTACAATTCAAGTTTTGATCATTCATTAAATAATATATATAAATATATCCAAATTTTTATCTTATTGCATTTGGTTTTGTCATTTAGTCCTTTCATTTTAAAAAAAGAATTAAATGGGTTTTGGCAATTTAATCGAATTCTTTTGCAAAGAATATCTTTGTCTATTTTTTATTCAGCAATTATTTTTATATTTATTATGATTGCAATTCAAACTTGTATTTATTTATTTGAGTTTAATGTTAAATCAATTTTATATTATAATATATTCTTTTTTTGTTTATTTATAATTCAAACTTGGTTTTTTGTTTTGGGTATCCCAAAGAATATAAATTCTTTAAATACAATAGAGCTTTATCCTTCATTCTTAAAATTTTTTACTCAAAACATTTTAGTACCTATTGTCTTATCCTACTTTATAATTCTTTATATTTATATGTTTAAAATATTATTGTTGTGGGATTTGCCTAAAGGACTTATAGGATGGTTGGTTTCCATTTTAGGGATATTAGGAATATTAACTAAATTATTGATCAATAAAGATTTTAATAAATCTTCTACAAAGTGGGTCGTTTTTTTTAGTAAATATTTTCATTTTTTAATGTTTCCTCTTTTAGGAATGTTATTTATTGGATTATATTTAAGAATTGCAGATTATGGAATCACAGAAAATCGTTATATCCTATTGGTATTGGCACTTTGGTTACTTTTAATTTCCTTATTCTATGTTATCTCAAAGTCAAAAAATCTTAAAATTATACCAATATCTTTATCTATTGTATTTTTAATTTCTCTCGTCGGTCCATGGAGCATTTATAGTCTATCTTTTAAAAGCCAATTCAATATTGCAAAATCTTTTTTAATTCAAAATAAAATTTTGGTTGATAATCAAATTCAAAAATCACCAATTTCTCTTACTTTAGTGCAGCGTCAATTAATTAGTAATAAAATTTATTATTTAATTGAAAATCATGGACTAGATTCAGTTAAAGAGATATTTGGTGAAAAAGCAATAAATGCTATTAAAGTAAATAAATATAAATACCCTGATTCTAATTTTTTTGCTAAAATACTTTTGGATGGAATTGGAATAAATTATATGGATCAATGGGATAAGGAGCAATTAAGTGATGAGCTTTTCTTTCATTTAAATTTAAGAAGTTTTCCTTTAGATATTCAAAATTATGATACATTATTAAAGTTTAATTTTTATGAAAATGAAAATAAAATTACTATTGAAAATTTTAAGCTTGAAATGCATCAAGAAAAATCTGAATTGTCTATTTATAAAGATCAAAAGCTAATCATTACTATTCCATTAGAATCTTTTTTGAATAATTTAAATTCCGTTAGAGTAAAAGATGATGCAAAGGAAAATCAATTTTATAATATTAAGGATATGACTTTGCATTTTGAATCTAAAAATATAGAAGTAAAATTAATATTTGAGCATTTAAGTATCATTAAAATGAATGGTATTTTTAAACTTTCGGTATATTCAGAAGGTACGATTTTAATCAAAGAAAAAATAAAATAA
- a CDS encoding tRNA threonylcarbamoyladenosine dehydratase, translated as MAFRNHRFSRLELLIGREGLGRFRNLHVLIVGAGGVGGFAAEAIARAAVGKVTVVDHDDVCVTNVNRQIHAFTDTVGKKKVDLLVERLQKINPLASYFGIDEHHHPDKNDFIFEEAERLAGQPVDAVIDCIDTLIPKVDLIARCKKKDIPIWSSMGSASRLDPSQIKCADISETKNDKFAKQIRLKLREVGVTNGVRVVYSTEEAIDPEQAVPGTEWNCICPTIEKEFGACQHKRVMLGTISYIPPIFGMWLAGDLLQHYLKGIDFKNRDTFEKVPTYDEFKKVLKLGQG; from the coding sequence ATGGCATTCCGTAATCATCGCTTCAGCAGGTTAGAGCTTCTTATAGGAAGAGAAGGCCTTGGAAGATTTAGAAATTTACATGTACTCATCGTAGGAGCTGGAGGAGTAGGTGGTTTTGCTGCCGAAGCCATAGCAAGAGCTGCTGTAGGCAAAGTCACTGTAGTCGATCATGATGACGTTTGTGTTACCAATGTAAATCGCCAGATCCATGCCTTTACAGATACAGTAGGTAAAAAGAAAGTCGATCTTTTAGTCGAGAGACTTCAAAAAATAAACCCATTGGCAAGTTACTTTGGAATTGATGAACATCATCATCCCGATAAAAACGATTTCATTTTTGAAGAGGCTGAACGTTTGGCAGGGCAACCCGTAGATGCTGTTATTGATTGCATAGATACATTAATTCCAAAAGTTGATTTAATCGCAAGATGCAAAAAGAAAGATATTCCTATTTGGAGTTCCATGGGTTCAGCAAGCAGACTAGATCCATCACAAATTAAATGCGCCGATATTTCAGAAACAAAAAATGATAAATTTGCAAAACAAATTCGCTTAAAACTTCGTGAAGTTGGAGTTACAAATGGCGTTCGAGTTGTTTATTCAACAGAAGAAGCGATAGATCCTGAACAAGCTGTTCCAGGTACTGAATGGAATTGTATTTGTCCAACAATAGAAAAAGAATTTGGTGCATGCCAGCATAAAAGAGTCATGCTTGGAACCATTAGTTATATTCCTCCTATTTTTGGAATGTGGCTTGCTGGTGACCTATTGCAACATTATTTAAAAGGAATTGACTTTAAAAACAGGGATACTTTTGAAAAAGTACCTACATATGATGAGTTTAAAAAGGTTTTAAAGCTTGGACAGGGGTAA